In one Mustela lutreola isolate mMusLut2 chromosome 8, mMusLut2.pri, whole genome shotgun sequence genomic region, the following are encoded:
- the LOC131837870 gene encoding olfactory receptor 6C74-like isoform X1 encodes MENRTTVTVFILAGLTQDPKLKIVLFIFLLLTYLLSISGNLVIITLTLLDSHLKTPMYFFLRNFSFLEISYTTVCIPKLLVSMATGDKTISYNCCATQLFFAFLLGASEFYLLAVMSYDRYVAICKPLHYTTIMNSKICIQLVLSSWITGFLIIFPGLILGLSLDFCDSNIIDHFYCDTAPLLQISCTDTHVLEMMSFILALVTLLVTLALVILSYTCIALTILKIPSANQRKKAFSTCSSHMIVISLSYGSCIFMYIKPSVKQRISLMKGVAILNTSIAPLLNPFIYTLRNQQVKQAFKNFLQRFLSYSRHE; translated from the exons ATGGAAAACCGTACAACTGTGACAGTATTTATCTTAGCAGGATTGACACAGGACCCCAAATTGAAGATTGTGTTATTTATCTTCCTACTCCTCACCTACTTGTTAAGCATCTCAGGAAACTTAGTTATCATTACTCTCACTTTGCTGGATTCTCATCTCAAGACCcctatgtatttctttcttcgaaatttttctttcttagaaatttCTTATACGACAGTCTGCATTCCCAAATTGCTTGTGAGCATGGCAACCGGTGACAAAACGATTTCCTATAATTGTTGTGCAACTCAGTTATTTTTTGCCTTCCTTCTCGGTGCATCTGAATTTTATCTCCTGGCTGTCATGTCCTATGATCGTTATGTTGCCATCTGTAAGCCTTTGCATTATACGACCATTATGAACAGCAAAATCTGTATCCAGTTAGTCCTTAGCTCTTGGATCACTGGTTTCCTCATCATCTTTCCAGGACTCATTTTAGGCTTAAGCCTGGACTTCTGTGACTCCAATATCATCGATCATTTCTACTGTGACACTGCTCCCCTCTTGCAAATCTCCTGCACTGATACACATGTGTTGGAAATGATGAGTTTCATCTTAGCTTTGGTGACTCTGCTGGTCACTTTGGCATTAGTGATTCTATCATACACATGCATCGCcttgacaattttaaaaattccttctgcCAACCAGAGAAAAAAGGCTTTCTCCACATGTTCTTCTCACATGATTGTCATCTCCCTCTCATATGGCAGCTGCATCTTCATGTACATTAAACCCTCAGTCAAACAGAGGATATCCTTAATGAAGGGAGTGGCAATTCTCAATACTTCTATTGCTCCGCTTTTAAACCCCTTCATTTATACTCTAAGGAACCAGCAGGTAAAGCAAGCATTTAAGAACTTCCTACAAAGATTTCTg AGTTACAGCAGGCATGAATAG
- the LOC131837870 gene encoding olfactory receptor 6C76-like isoform X2, whose translation MENRTTVTVFILAGLTQDPKLKIVLFIFLLLTYLLSISGNLVIITLTLLDSHLKTPMYFFLRNFSFLEISYTTVCIPKLLVSMATGDKTISYNCCATQLFFAFLLGASEFYLLAVMSYDRYVAICKPLHYTTIMNSKICIQLVLSSWITGFLIIFPGLILGLSLDFCDSNIIDHFYCDTAPLLQISCTDTHVLEMMSFILALVTLLVTLALVILSYTCIALTILKIPSANQRKKAFSTCSSHMIVISLSYGSCIFMYIKPSVKQRISLMKGVAILNTSIAPLLNPFIYTLRNQQVKQAFKNFLQRFLVLFK comes from the coding sequence ATGGAAAACCGTACAACTGTGACAGTATTTATCTTAGCAGGATTGACACAGGACCCCAAATTGAAGATTGTGTTATTTATCTTCCTACTCCTCACCTACTTGTTAAGCATCTCAGGAAACTTAGTTATCATTACTCTCACTTTGCTGGATTCTCATCTCAAGACCcctatgtatttctttcttcgaaatttttctttcttagaaatttCTTATACGACAGTCTGCATTCCCAAATTGCTTGTGAGCATGGCAACCGGTGACAAAACGATTTCCTATAATTGTTGTGCAACTCAGTTATTTTTTGCCTTCCTTCTCGGTGCATCTGAATTTTATCTCCTGGCTGTCATGTCCTATGATCGTTATGTTGCCATCTGTAAGCCTTTGCATTATACGACCATTATGAACAGCAAAATCTGTATCCAGTTAGTCCTTAGCTCTTGGATCACTGGTTTCCTCATCATCTTTCCAGGACTCATTTTAGGCTTAAGCCTGGACTTCTGTGACTCCAATATCATCGATCATTTCTACTGTGACACTGCTCCCCTCTTGCAAATCTCCTGCACTGATACACATGTGTTGGAAATGATGAGTTTCATCTTAGCTTTGGTGACTCTGCTGGTCACTTTGGCATTAGTGATTCTATCATACACATGCATCGCcttgacaattttaaaaattccttctgcCAACCAGAGAAAAAAGGCTTTCTCCACATGTTCTTCTCACATGATTGTCATCTCCCTCTCATATGGCAGCTGCATCTTCATGTACATTAAACCCTCAGTCAAACAGAGGATATCCTTAATGAAGGGAGTGGCAATTCTCAATACTTCTATTGCTCCGCTTTTAAACCCCTTCATTTATACTCTAAGGAACCAGCAGGTAAAGCAAGCATTTAAGAACTTCCTACAAAGATTTCTggttttattcaaataa